A stretch of the Aegilops tauschii subsp. strangulata cultivar AL8/78 chromosome 4, Aet v6.0, whole genome shotgun sequence genome encodes the following:
- the LOC109782629 gene encoding large ribosomal subunit protein uL16z isoform X2, whose product MGRRPARCYRQIKNKPYPKSRYCRGVPDPKIRIYDVGMKKKGVDEFPSCVHLVSWEKENVSSEALEAARIACNKYMTKNAGKDAFHLRVRVHPYHVLRINKMLSCAGADRLQTGMRGAFGKPLGTCARVDIGQVLLSVRCKESNAVHADEALRRAKFKFPGRQKIIRSRKWGFTKFNKADYIKYKSEGRIVPDGVNAKLLGVHGPIAKRAPGQAILA is encoded by the exons ATGGGGAGAC GACCTGCTAGGTGCTATCGCCAGATAAAAAACAAGCCATACCCCAAGTCAAGGTACTGTCGTGGTGTACCTGACCCGAAGATCAGGATCTATGATGTTGGGATGAAGAAGAAGGGAGTGGATGAGTTCCCCTCCTGCGTCCACCTGGTCAGCTGGGAAAAGGAGAATGTCTCCAGCGAGGCTCTTGAGGCTGCCCGTATTGCTTGCAACAAGTACATGACGAAGAATGCTGGAAAGGATGCGTTCCACCTGAGGGTCAGGGTCCATCCATACCATGTCCTTCGCATCAACAAGATGCTTTCATGTGCTGGGGCTGATAGGCTCCAGACTGGAATGAGGGGTGCTTTTGGGAAGCCTCTGGGTACCTGTGCTCGTGTGGACATTGGCCAAGTTCTACTATCTGTGCGCTGCAAGGAGAGCAATGCTGTTCATGCTGATGAAGCCCTCCGCCGTGCCAAGTTCAAGTTCCCAGGCCGTCAAAAGATCATTCGCAGCAGGAAGTG GGGCTTTACCAAGTTCAACAAGGCCGATTACATCAAGTACAAGAGTGAGGGAAGAATCGTGCCTGATGGTGTCAATGCTAAG TTGCTTGGTGTCCATGGCCCCATTGCTAAACGTGCCCCTGGGCAGGCGATCCTGGCTTGA
- the LOC109782628 gene encoding LOW QUALITY PROTEIN: auxin-responsive protein IAA27 (The sequence of the model RefSeq protein was modified relative to this genomic sequence to represent the inferred CDS: deleted 1 base in 1 codon), translating to MMNLISFETPPPLGRQESTAATAATGMKVAKEASSSDACFHGSNLDLSLGISLSPGGNCSAASCGGAAMASYNGGQGGGNVGRVQSSDMVIASTATANTLSAGRGGNCHGIVPSSSWAAVFMPSPTGFMHPWSLAARQQKAAAEQDRSIASASVATTYVTSDASVVSVPSAAVGWPPVHTSRRHLVTATHVPKPDAGVKQPDSLNNTKMTAAASPADDDKEVAGAPRSCTVTAEPQRLPANMFAKVHMDGCLIVRKINLRAHRSYDSLSRALTKMTRNFFCPADYQSSDSGEGDCANSDDFIFLYEDFEGDRMLVGDVPWELFLATAKNYALLVIQHQEIPKVMTKQQN from the exons ATGATGAATCTTATATCGTTTGAGACGCCGCCTCCTCTTGGTAGGCAAGAGAGCACCGCTGCTACTGCAGCCACCGGCATGAAGGTGGCAAAGGAAGCGAGCTCTAGTGACGCATGCTTCCACGGTAGCAATCTAGACCTCAGCCTCGGCATCTCCTTGTCTCCCGGAGGTAACTGCAGCGCCGCCAGCTGCGGTGGCGCCGCCATGGCAAGCTACAACGGCGGTCAAGGTGGCGGCAATGTCGGTCGAGTGCAGAGCAGTGACATGGTCATCGCTAGTACCGCCACTGCGAACACGCTTAGCGCAGGGCGTGGTGGTAATTGCCATGGCATTGTGCCTAGCAGCAGCTGGGCGGCGGTGTTCATGCCGAGCCCGACCGGCTTCATGCACCCCTGGAGCCTCGCCGCCCGGCAGCAGAAGGCGGCCGCGGAGCAGGACCGGAGCATTGCGTCGGCGTCGGTGGCAACAACATATGTGACAAG CGATGCTAGTGTGGTCTCAGTGCCTTCGGCGGCTGTGGGCTGGCCGCCGGTGCACACCTCCCGGCGCCACCTCGTCACCGCCACGCATGTGCCAAAACCCGACGCCGGCGTGAAGCAGCCCGACAGCCTAAACAACACGAAGATGACCGCCGCGGCCTCGCCCGCCGATGATGATAAGGAGGTGGCGGGGGCGCCGAGGAGCTGTACGGTCACCGCAGAACCGCAGCGGCTGCCGGCAAACATGTTCGCCAAGGTGCACATGGATGGCTGCCTGATCGTTAGGAAGATCAACCTGAGAGCTCACCGCAGCTACGACTCCCTCTCGCGGGCGCTCACCAAGATGACAAGAAACTTCTTCTGCC CTGCAGATTATCAGAGTTCGGATTCAGGGGAAGGCGATTGTGCAAATAGTGACGACTTCATATTTCTATATGAAGACTTTGAAGGCGACCGGATGCTTGTTGGAGATGTCCCATGGGA GTTGTTTCTTGCGACGGCT AAAAATTATGCATTGCTCGTCATCCAACATCAAGAGATACCAAAG GTCATGACGAAGCAGCAAAATTAA
- the LOC109782627 gene encoding putative auxin-responsive protein IAA28 produces MDASLVPEGNPRLSPTRFVKVFLHGEPFGRKINLATHNSYDSLSFTLKRLGSNYSLSQYQLSGLAMSEEEGAIDNDFMFLYDNVDGYRFFLGEVPWVDFIVSVKKIYILPGEKQDDNEEYLEEGDADNSDGNAGAAADGDDDAAGEDGALDAVVAEDEGDGADDDVDGVVGEDGDGAYDDEDEVVGDDGDDAGAEDNDGGAAE; encoded by the exons ATGGATGCTTCTCTTGTACCCGAGGGAAATCCAAGGTTGTCACCAACAAGGTTTGTGAAGGTTTTCTTGCACGGGGAGCCCTTTGGAAGGAAGATAAATTTGGCTACTCACAATAGTTATGACTCATTGTCCTTCACTCTGAAAAGACTGGGAAGTAACTACTCGC TTTCACAGTACCAACTTAGTGGCTTGGCGATGAGTGAAGAAGAAGGTGCAATAGATAACGACTTCATGTTTTTGTACGATAACGTGGATGGTTATCGTTTCTTTCTTGGTGAAGTCCCATGGGT GGATTTCATTGTTTCAGTCAAGAAGATCTACATTCTTCCTGGAGAAAAACAAGATG ACAATGAGGAATATCTAGAAGAGGGAGATGCAGATAACAGTGATGGCAATGCTGGTGCTGCCGCTGATGGAGATGATGATGCTGCTGGTGAAGATGGAGCCCTGGACGCTGTTGTTGCCGAGGATGAGGGAGATGGAGCCGATGACGATGTAGATGGAGTTGTCGGCGAAGATGGAGATGGAGCTTATGATGATGAAGACGAAGTTGTTGGCGATGATGGAGATGATGCTGGTGCCGAGGACAATGATGGTGGCGCCGCGGAGTAG